A single genomic interval of Koleobacter methoxysyntrophicus harbors:
- a CDS encoding ribonuclease H-like YkuK family protein, whose amino-acid sequence MYFINPSTGRMTLDQVFENIISYIEEEPEYSYKLIIGTDSHVKDDICFVTAIIIHRVGKGARYYYRRTYQRKIKNLRQKIFTETSLSLEVVDIIKSKLDKTEYRDLDLEVHVDIGENGNTRELIREVVGWVIGSGYRVKIKPEASGATKVADKYTK is encoded by the coding sequence ATGTACTTTATAAATCCCAGCACCGGTCGGATGACTCTAGACCAGGTATTCGAGAACATAATTTCCTATATAGAAGAAGAGCCGGAATACTCCTATAAATTGATTATAGGTACGGATTCCCATGTTAAGGACGATATATGCTTTGTTACTGCCATTATTATACATCGGGTAGGTAAAGGGGCCAGGTACTATTACAGGAGAACCTACCAGCGGAAGATAAAAAACCTCCGACAGAAGATTTTTACCGAGACTTCCCTTTCTCTGGAGGTCGTTGATATAATCAAATCTAAACTGGATAAAACCGAGTATAGGGACCTGGACCTGGAGGTTCATGTAGACATAGGGGAAAACGGGAATACAAGGGAACTGATAAGGGAAGTGGTAGGCTGGGTTATAGGAAGCGGTTACCGGGTTAAGATTAAACCCGAGGCCTCAGGTGCTACGAAAGTGGCAGACAAATATACTAAATAG
- the rsmA gene encoding 16S rRNA (adenine(1518)-N(6)/adenine(1519)-N(6))-dimethyltransferase RsmA, with protein MDSLKLTSPGVINKIVREYNFRFSKGLGQNFLADENILNKIINSAMLVPGDRVLEIGAGIGTLTREISSRAEKVVAVEIDKDLIPILEENLKGRENIQIINGDILKLNLRELEKIYFGGKPFKVIANLPYYITTPIIMTLLEEGLNLQLMVFTLQKEVAERLTASPGTKAYGALTVAVNYYCHCEIISTVSRNVFFPKPGVDSAIIRLKMRQTPPVEVTDPELFFDIIKTVFKYRRKTLLNALSKDSSIIGKKNRLESFLLSTGINPARRGETLSIEEFARISNGIKGCQLF; from the coding sequence ATGGACAGCTTGAAATTGACTTCACCGGGGGTAATAAACAAAATTGTAAGGGAATACAATTTCAGGTTTTCAAAGGGCCTGGGTCAGAACTTCCTGGCAGATGAGAATATTTTAAACAAGATAATAAACAGTGCAATGCTTGTTCCCGGGGACAGGGTTCTGGAAATAGGGGCAGGTATAGGAACCCTAACCCGTGAAATTTCCTCCAGGGCAGAGAAGGTTGTAGCCGTTGAGATCGACAAGGACCTAATTCCCATTTTAGAAGAAAACCTAAAAGGAAGAGAAAATATTCAGATTATCAACGGAGATATTTTAAAATTGAATTTACGGGAACTGGAGAAAATATATTTCGGAGGTAAGCCTTTTAAGGTTATAGCCAATCTCCCGTATTATATAACAACCCCTATAATTATGACCCTGCTTGAAGAGGGGTTAAACCTACAACTGATGGTATTTACCCTTCAGAAGGAGGTGGCAGAACGGTTGACCGCTTCTCCCGGCACCAAGGCCTATGGGGCTTTGACGGTAGCGGTCAATTATTACTGCCACTGTGAAATCATTTCAACGGTATCCAGGAATGTATTCTTCCCTAAGCCCGGAGTAGATTCGGCTATAATCCGGCTGAAAATGCGCCAAACCCCTCCTGTGGAAGTAACAGACCCGGAACTCTTCTTTGATATAATAAAGACGGTATTTAAATACAGGAGGAAAACCCTTCTCAATGCCTTATCTAAGGATTCAAGTATAATTGGGAAAAAAAATCGGCTCGAATCATTTCTTCTATCAACAGGGATAAACCCTGCAAGAAGGGGTGAAACCCTTTCAATAGAAGAGTTTGCCAGAATAAGTAATGGGATAAAGGGTTGCCAATTGTTTTAA
- a CDS encoding ubiquitin-like domain-containing protein has product MEDKPLIPETRQAGRRLKFSVLIAVVLLVLAGAAGICWLFRKDVTILDGNTVREVKTFKSDIKGVLHDAGIILGPKDEVVPSLNQSLKKGMEIKIIRAFPVKIRVDGGELSVMTTKNTVGDVLCEAGIEIGTEDRVEPSLDGATYPYMEIKVTRITYDYVTENQRIYYHLIKKKNDSLEKGITRVIQPGREGVKEVIYRVTYEDGVEVSREVISENVIKEHQDKIVEYGTIDTFTTSRGERVRFTKAYNMIATAYDAGYQSTGKTPDHPEYGITYTGMKVRRGVVAVDPKVIPLGTRLYVEGYGFAIAADTGSAIKGYRIDLYHDTYEEAMRYGRRKVKVYILADQD; this is encoded by the coding sequence GTGGAGGACAAGCCTTTAATTCCAGAAACCAGGCAAGCAGGCCGCAGGTTGAAATTTTCCGTTTTAATAGCTGTGGTTTTGTTAGTCTTGGCAGGGGCTGCAGGCATCTGTTGGCTTTTCCGGAAGGATGTTACCATCTTGGACGGCAATACTGTACGGGAAGTCAAAACCTTTAAATCCGATATAAAGGGGGTTCTCCATGATGCAGGTATAATCCTTGGCCCGAAGGACGAGGTAGTACCGTCACTTAACCAGAGCCTGAAAAAAGGGATGGAAATTAAGATTATCAGGGCATTTCCCGTCAAAATCAGGGTTGATGGTGGAGAACTGTCTGTAATGACAACAAAGAATACAGTGGGAGATGTGCTTTGTGAAGCAGGTATTGAAATAGGCACTGAAGACAGGGTAGAACCATCATTAGACGGCGCTACCTACCCTTACATGGAAATAAAGGTAACAAGGATAACTTATGATTATGTTACGGAGAACCAGAGGATCTATTACCACCTTATAAAAAAGAAAAATGATTCCCTTGAAAAGGGCATAACAAGGGTTATTCAACCCGGTCGGGAGGGTGTGAAAGAGGTGATATACAGGGTTACCTATGAAGACGGCGTAGAAGTATCAAGGGAAGTAATTTCGGAAAATGTAATAAAAGAACATCAGGATAAGATAGTCGAATACGGAACCATAGATACCTTTACAACTTCCCGCGGTGAAAGGGTCAGATTTACAAAGGCTTATAACATGATTGCAACCGCCTATGATGCCGGTTATCAATCTACAGGCAAAACCCCCGATCACCCCGAATATGGTATCACATATACCGGGATGAAGGTTAGGAGAGGTGTAGTTGCAGTAGACCCTAAGGTTATTCCTCTGGGAACAAGACTCTATGTGGAAGGCTACGGATTTGCCATTGCTGCCGATACCGGCAGTGCAATAAAAGGATACAGGATTGACCTTTATCATGACACTTACGAAGAAGCCATGCGCTACGGCAGGAGGAAGGTTAAGGTGTATATCCTGGCTGACCAGGATTAA
- a CDS encoding TatD family nuclease-associated radical SAM protein translates to MIAYELDKKLYLNITNRCTNDCSFCIRNLGPGVGGYNLWLDREPTPREVIDAIGDPTEYEEIVFCGYGEPMIRLDLILEVAGYIKKFGVPVRIDTNGHANLIHGVNVPPKLKGLVDTISISLNAENAAKYQKICRPKYGEKTFESIIEFAKECTKYVPNVILSVVEIPGIDIERCRRIAGEIGARLRVRAYVK, encoded by the coding sequence ATGATAGCATATGAATTGGACAAGAAGCTGTATCTCAATATAACAAACCGCTGTACAAATGACTGCAGCTTCTGTATAAGAAACCTGGGGCCGGGGGTTGGCGGTTATAATTTGTGGCTGGATAGAGAACCTACTCCCCGGGAAGTAATAGATGCAATAGGAGACCCTACCGAATATGAGGAAATCGTTTTCTGCGGCTATGGAGAACCTATGATAAGGCTTGATTTGATCCTGGAAGTAGCCGGCTATATAAAGAAATTCGGTGTGCCGGTAAGGATAGATACCAACGGACATGCAAATCTTATTCACGGCGTAAATGTTCCACCGAAATTAAAGGGTCTGGTTGACACAATTTCAATAAGCCTAAATGCTGAAAACGCAGCAAAATACCAGAAAATCTGCCGTCCTAAGTACGGAGAAAAGACCTTCGAATCGATAATTGAATTTGCAAAGGAATGTACTAAATATGTCCCGAATGTTATTCTGTCTGTTGTAGAAATACCCGGGATAGACATCGAAAGATGCCGGAGGATAGCCGGTGAAATAGGGGCCCGTCTGAGGGTCAGAGCGTATGTAAAGTAG
- the grdB gene encoding glycine reductase complex selenoprotein B, with product MTIKVVHYLNQFFGQIGGEEKAGIRPEARDGKVGPGIALEAAFSGEGQIVGTVICGDSYFNENIEAAAGEVLELIKKYNPDIVVAGPAFNAGRYGMACGTVAKKVSEELKIPAVTGMFPENPGVELYKKDIYIVETSDSAAGMRRAIPVMAKLALKLAKGKEIGSPEEEGYIPRGIRKNFFHQIPGSKRAVDMLVAKLKGEHFATEYPMPNFDRVPPNPPVKDISKAKVALVTSGGIVPKTNPDKIEASSASKYGKYDITGVKDLTPDAFETAHGGYDPVYANQDPDRVLPVDVMRELEEEGMIGSLHNYYYATVGNGTSVANAKKFAADFSKELVKDGVQAVILTSTUGTCTRCGATMVKEIERAGIPVVHVCTIVPISLTVGANRIVPAVAIPHPLGNPQLSPKDEKELRRKLVLKALKALQTEVEGQTVFED from the coding sequence ATGACTATAAAGGTTGTCCATTACCTTAATCAATTCTTCGGGCAGATAGGCGGCGAAGAAAAAGCGGGTATCAGGCCTGAGGCCCGGGACGGGAAGGTAGGCCCGGGTATAGCATTAGAGGCTGCCTTCAGCGGAGAAGGGCAGATAGTAGGAACGGTGATATGCGGTGATTCCTATTTCAATGAAAACATTGAAGCTGCCGCCGGGGAAGTATTGGAACTGATAAAGAAGTATAATCCTGATATAGTAGTGGCCGGTCCGGCCTTTAATGCAGGAAGGTACGGTATGGCATGCGGAACTGTTGCAAAAAAGGTCTCCGAAGAATTAAAGATACCCGCAGTAACGGGGATGTTCCCGGAAAACCCGGGAGTGGAGCTGTATAAAAAGGACATATATATTGTTGAAACCTCCGATTCTGCAGCAGGGATGAGGAGAGCCATTCCCGTAATGGCCAAACTGGCATTAAAGCTTGCCAAAGGCAAAGAGATCGGCTCACCGGAAGAAGAAGGATATATCCCGAGGGGCATAAGGAAGAATTTCTTCCATCAGATTCCCGGTTCTAAAAGGGCTGTAGATATGCTTGTGGCCAAGTTGAAGGGTGAACACTTTGCTACGGAGTACCCTATGCCGAACTTCGACAGGGTGCCGCCAAATCCTCCGGTAAAGGATATAAGCAAAGCTAAGGTGGCTCTTGTTACTTCCGGGGGTATAGTACCCAAAACCAATCCCGACAAGATAGAGGCTTCCAGTGCATCGAAATACGGCAAATATGATATAACAGGGGTAAAGGACCTTACACCGGATGCCTTTGAAACGGCTCATGGAGGTTATGACCCCGTTTATGCAAACCAGGACCCTGACAGGGTTCTTCCCGTTGATGTAATGAGGGAACTGGAAGAAGAAGGGATGATAGGAAGCCTGCACAACTATTACTATGCAACAGTTGGGAATGGAACTTCTGTTGCTAATGCAAAGAAATTCGCAGCAGATTTCTCCAAAGAACTCGTTAAGGATGGTGTTCAGGCAGTTATCCTAACCTCCACCTGAGGCACCTGTACTCGTTGCGGTGCAACAATGGTAAAAGAAATCGAGAGGGCAGGGATTCCGGTTGTCCATGTCTGCACAATAGTGCCCATTTCACTCACCGTTGGAGCCAACAGGATAGTCCCTGCGGTAGCAATTCCGCATCCTTTAGGAAATCCGCAGCTCTCACCGAAGGATGAGAAGGAGTTGAGGAGAAAACTGGTATTAAAAGCTCTCAAGGCCCTCCAGACGGAAGTGGAAGGGCAGACCGTTTTTGAAGATTAA
- the grdA gene encoding glycine/sarcosine/betaine reductase complex selenoprotein A: MLKGKKVIIIGDRDGIPGPAIEECIKTTEAVPVYTTTECFVUTAAGAMDLENQKRVKELSEKYGPENVVVVLGGAEAESSGLAAETVTNGDPSFAGPLAGVQLGLRVYHIFEPEIKEEIDPDVYDEQVAMMEMVLDVDDIINEVKKYREQYSKY, translated from the coding sequence ATGCTGAAAGGCAAAAAGGTAATTATTATAGGTGACCGTGATGGTATACCGGGGCCTGCCATTGAAGAATGCATAAAAACTACGGAGGCAGTTCCGGTCTATACTACAACTGAATGTTTCGTCTGAACGGCAGCAGGGGCCATGGACCTGGAAAACCAAAAGAGGGTAAAGGAGCTTTCTGAAAAGTACGGGCCTGAAAATGTAGTGGTTGTTTTAGGTGGGGCTGAAGCGGAATCATCAGGCCTGGCAGCGGAAACGGTAACCAACGGTGATCCGTCTTTTGCAGGTCCACTGGCGGGAGTCCAGTTAGGGCTCAGGGTATATCATATCTTTGAACCTGAAATAAAAGAAGAAATAGACCCGGATGTATATGATGAACAGGTGGCAATGATGGAAATGGTCCTGGATGTGGATGATATCATCAATGAGGTTAAGAAGTACAGGGAACAGTACAGCAAGTATTAA